The Aspergillus luchuensis IFO 4308 DNA, chromosome 6, nearly complete sequence genome segment GGGCGGGAAACACCCACGGTAGGGAGAATCAGCGGACTGCGCGCACGGCCATTACCATGAGGGGGGCAACTCACCTTGGCTTCACATCCGATAGAGCAACATATATAGAAAGGGCACAGTATACTGTGTGACGCAGCCAAAAAACAAGACCAAGACGGCAAGTGAAGGTGCAGCACCAGGGGCAATCCTAGATCGGAGGACGTGGACAGAGGCTCTTTTGCGCTGGCCTTTGCCTCGTTGAACTTGTCCGACCGCCCGATCTTATCTTATCGCATCTCCGCGTTTCTCTCGCCGTTTTCGTCCACCGCTTTTGGATCGCGTTGGGTTCCCCTCTTCGTCTGCTGGCGCTCTGCTTCTCCCCGCTCTCTCCTCGACGTGTTTCTCGGTGTTCTTTCTTTGGTATACCTTGGAGACTGCTTCAGGGGAAGATACCACTTGAACAGTGTGGCTTACACATCACATTTACCCTTATTCCAACCATGGCTTTTCAGTTCTTTGCCAGGGCGCATCAATCCAAAGCGCCCACTTCTCCACCTTTGTCTCCCCCTCAGGCTCCAAGTACCATAACTTCACCGTCTTCAAACAACTCTCACACCAGGCCACCTAAGGGCCCACCAGCTATCGTcgttcctccctcttctggCTCGTCTTCCGTGAGTCTGGCATCCAAACTTCAGCCTCCAGCAGGCCGGGACTCAACCCTTCAAGCTGTGCCATACCCAAAGCCCATCGCATCAGGCCACCCCACTCCGCACCCGCATGTTACCGTCGAAGTTGTGAGCACAGCTCACATCCCTTCACTGACCAGAATCACGGGCTTGCTGCTTCCTATTCGCTATCCGAACTCCTTCTACACAGCCACCATCACTGACCCCGTGATCTCGTCGCTGTCCCGCGTGGCCGTCTATCATGATCATCCGGTAGCCGCTGCTCCCACCTCTGCAGCGCCATCCCCTTCAACGGGCTTGAAGACCCCCACAACTGGATCAGACAAAGTTATTGGAGGCATCAGGTGCCGATTGGAGCGGTTGCCGCCGACTACTGCCGGAATCTTGCAAGGCCGGTCGAATTCCGAGCCGACGAATCTCTACATTCAAACACTTCATCTACTGTCGCCCTATCGAGGCTGTGGGATCGCAGCATCGCTTCTAGACTCGCTACTCTACTCGTCCAGTTCCTTGTCATCTTCTACTTCATCCGATTCGCGACCAGATCAACAAGTTTCAGACCTGGTGAAGCATTACAACATTCGCACCGTCACAGCGCATGTCCACGAGGCCAACGAAGATGGTCTGAAGTGGTACATCGCACGAGGGTTCAAGGTGGAAGATGGTATAGTGGAGAATTACTACCGGCGCCTGAAGCCTTCTGGCGCAAAAATTGTCAAGCTTGTTCTCCAATGGACTGATGCGCCTAAAGAGGAAATCCTTCCCATCAACAAGCGTCAAGACCAGCGCAAAGCGCctggaggggatgatgacgatgattgggagaaggtcgaagctgaagatggtgatgacgaggaagaccatGGAGTACAACCGTTCGCCGATACGGATTCTAAGATTCTGGAAGTTGACGAAGGGATGAGCAGGAAGCGTAAGGCAGATGATGAGCCCCAGCGGCCATGACATTTCATGCTCTGCTAAGAACTATAGAAGCACTGCTTATCGTTTACTGCCTGATTCATCTACATTTTGGCGTTCGGTTGTTTGCTCTTTGCCCCATCACTGATACCCTTATCATTGTCATATGTTATCACCATAGAACACACTGTCTATACCATATATAGTTTGGTTCTTTCCACTCAAGTTTGGATATATAGTCATATACACCAGAATTATCATACTCCTATCATATCCTATCTGTCGGAGCCGtaatccatcatctcatccaatAACACACACCCGTAGCCTTAACCTCTCACAGTGAATACAGACCACCTTCTAGAATAGTCCGAAATAACGCATTAACCAGAGCCCCAAGACGCGTCCCCCGTCACGTCATTATTGGTCGGCCTTCAAAAGTGGATTTTCGCGATACTTCGACATCTCCCCAAGCTAACGGTTCTTATTGGCCTCTTAGATCATATCAGATTGATCGCATACTGAGTGCTGTGGGGATGCATTCAACACGTATAGGACATTCACTTTACGCTTTAATAGCATTAACGTGAATTTGGTCACAACAACATAACATTCTCCATCCCTTCCAGGTAATAATGCAATGTTACCAAATATGACCGGACTGCCGTTGTTGTCATGGAATTATGGTTTGAAGTAAATGAAATAAGATAGTTCTTGAGTAGATAATAAGCATAGAGTCTGTATACACTGAGGAAACATAGATCCTCATGTACTAGCCGTTCAGCAAGTTACCTGTAGTACTAGTAAGGACTGCATCCGCCTGCGATCATGATGCATAATGTGCATTGGGGATGAAGCTGACATGCTCCCTTGAATATACAATTAGCGTACTAGTTctgaaaatatatctattgCCTGGGCATCAGCCGGATCGCTTCATCTTATCATAGTATCAGTGTTTCAATGATCCTTCAAGTAAGCTTCTGGTAGGCAGAGATGATTTTCTGTGACTTGTTGCACTGAAGCTTCTTATAAACTATAATGATACTACTAGCGTCCGCTATTCgagatattttctattatagcAAAGATGGGAAATGGAGGGATCTCCATAACACTCCAAGTTGAGATAGCTGATATTCAGTTCAAACTCATGTTAGCTTGCGAGGTAATTATGTTCTGTCAATTTCATCAGACATGTTAGTAGAAGTGATGTATAGTAGGTGGAGGTCCAGCATTCCTCACCGCCCGATAGATGTTCGAAATTCTGCCGCAGAAAAATGGAAAGTCCGTCAACCATTTCTCCTCATACAGACTGAGAGTTCATAGAGCCATTTATCTCTGCATTGACCATTTTCACACCCTGTCGATCCTGAGCAGACTACTTCGGCTTCAGCAATAGCTCAAGATGGCCTCCACAGCGCCATCcgcacccccctctctcacccttcctccctcGCAATTCGCCCGACTCCAACCTCACGCCTATCTCCTCGCCCACCTTTCACCACCCGCATCCAGCAACCAGCCCTCCATCCGAGCCAATGGCCGCGCTCCCTCGCAATTCCGCGTCACATCTGCGAACACAGGCTCCCTAACCCACACAAATGGCAGCGCCGTCGTAAGGGTTGGCGACACAACCGCAGTATGCGGCGTCCGAGCGGAAATCCTCCCCACTGCCGACATTGCCTCGTGGAGCGTGTCTCAatcctcgtcatctgcgAATAAGCGTCGCAAACTCGCCGATCAAACTAAGAAACCTActgaggatggtgaggaagtggaagatcCTGAAGACGAATCGCATATTCAACAACTCAACCTTCTCGTCCCGAATCTGTCGCTGAGCACCGGCTGCGCACCGGGCTTTGTCCCTGGCGCACCCCCGTCAGCACTCGCGCAGTCGCTGTCCCATAAAATTCTGAACTTGCTGCATAGTACAAAGTTGGTCCGGGCCGAGGATCTGCGCATTTGGTACCAGCCGCCTAGTCTGGGGCCAGAGGACCTGGAACGCCATAATGAGTCTGAGCAGATGGACGTGGATGTAGAGCGCGGGGAGGAGGTCGGCAAGGAAAAGGAGATCAAGGCATTCTGGGTGCTCTATATTGATATCATGATCATTTCCTTGGCAGGGAACCCCTTCGATGCTGCCTGGGCTTCGGTTTTGGCTGCACTGCGCGATACGAAGCTACCCCGGGCATGGTGGGATGTTGATAATGAGATGGTTGTATGCTCGGATGCGGTTTCTGAGTCTCATAAGCTGTCTTTGCGCGGTCTGCCTGTCGCAAGCTCCTTCTGTGTTTTCGAGGCTGATGCGGCTGCTGGCTGGAGGGCGGTTATTATCCCGGAcgctgaggaggaaaagaacatTGAGGAGAGTGCTCGGAAGGGCATTCAGCGGAGGTGGATTCTGGCCGATCCTGATGGATATGAGGAGGGACTGAGTCAAGAACGAGTCTGCATTGTGGTTGATAAGGAGCAAGGTGGGAAGGGCAAGACAGTTATCCAGAATATGGAGAAGAATGGAGGATGGGCTGTGGATGGGAAGGAGCTCAAGGCGCTGGTTGACATTTCCGCGCAGAGATGGGAGCAAATGAAGCACATCCTTGAGCAGTGTTGATTGTTTAGAAAGCGACTAATACTACATGCAATGATACCATGATGTCAATCATGATCTGACTTAAGTCCTACGTAGAGTGAACCTGGTGACTATGCTCATATACGGCGACAGATTTGTATATTTAATAGTGAGACGATTTTTCAGGCGAATAGTGCAAGATCTAATTAACAATGCCGGTGAGGGACTGGGCAACTGGAGCAGGCCGAACTGCCCATCATTCATGGGAACATCGGATGCCAAGACTGGATCTCGACCTCCGCCGCGCCAGAAAGCTCAACCGCAACTCTTCACTGCGGTTTCTTGACAAGTACCAGTAAACAACCTGACACCTGTTTGTTATACTCAAGATGGCGACTGATGTGGCTTTTGACACGAGCATGGTATGGATAACCAGAACGACTACGTCAGCATACCCCGCTAACCTGCCCAGGGTTCGTTCACAGTAGAGCTCTACAATGCGCATGCGCCCAAGGTCAGTACCAAGTTTCTAAGCTCACCCCATCCTCTTATGGTACATTTTACTGACACCATTGTTACCGACTAGACGTGTAAGAACTTCGCGACGCTTGCGCAACGAGGCTACTATAACAATGTCATCTTCCACCGCATTATCCCCAACTTCATGGTACAAACCGGCGATCCTACCGGCactggcagaggaggaagctcCATCTACGGCGAGAAATTCGAGGACGAGATTAATCCTAATCTCAAGCATACCGGTGCTGGAATCCTGAGCATGGCAAACAGCGGGCCCAACACCAACGGCAGTCAGTTCTTCATTACGCTGGCCCCGACGCCGTGGTTGGATGGAAAGCACACTATTTTCGGCCGCGTCAAGAGCGGCATGAGGGTGATCCAGCGCATGGGACTGGTCAAGACAAACTCGGAAGACCGGCCTATGGATGAGGTGAAGATTCTCCGTGCCAGAGTCGTGGAGGAGACGGGGGATGAGTGAGGGGTCTTATAGCAGATGGTTATGGGCACTCATCCGCAAAAGCTATACAGCATCCCAGCAACAGCGGTCTTCAGACATGATACGGGCTGTTGGCATCGATGGCAGACGTTGGGACCGTAACTCAGCACTGCACTCTTCCGAGAGCAATGCAGAGCACGAGCAGCTGCGCGTTCATTACATAGCAGAGCCACGTCCGTCGACACACTACAGTCGCCTCGGGTTGACGTCTGCAGCGCAACGGCAGCTTCAAATAGAAACAGATTACAGATTAGAAATAGGAATGTTTCACTACAAAACGAACCGCTTCCATCAGATGTTACCATCCGGAGCAGCAGATACAGAGTGAAATGTCTATCTACCACTCCTATAGCACAAGACCAGTGAAGGCTTGTACGAAGACGACGAAACTGCTACAAACAAGCAGTCTGCCTGTGCAGAGCACTAGGAGTGGtgtgaagaaggaaagaagctcTGGTTGTGGGCGAAATCCTCCTTAAGCGGCTCCCGTTTGTCGAGTCTAGCTTCTTTCGGAATAGTCACCTTCATTGTAGCCTCAGGCAACTGCTACAACGAAcggtaaatataattttgaaGAGCTGCAATAGCATGGATATGGTTTCAATATCAGGTCAACTAAGCTACAAATAATGTTTAGCTATTGAGTTTActattttgttttctgtcTGAGAAAAGGAGGCTCAACGCTCATACTACAGCCAACTGCGTTGATATCAGCAGCCACCGGGTCTCCATCAACACTGGTAACTCCCTCGCGCTGCGTTAAAAAGGAAGTTATGACATGTAGAGCAAATGGTGACTAGGTCGTCTACGTTTATTTAGCATGTAAGTGTTCAATGTTGTCTGTTGCTTCCTCACCTTCTTAGGTCTTCAATAACGGTTTAGCTAAGTACTTAGTCACGTGGTGGGCCAGTGCGGGTCCCGTATTTCTTCGCGTGTCCCTcgattttcttttcgtttctgaaattcttctttctcgtcTTCAGCGCATGATCTTCAGTCCTCACCTATGGGCTGAAGATACTTGCTACAAACGTCTCTAGGAGCTTGTGACCAAATGTGATGCTCGCTGAGCTTGCTCATCAGACATCGATATAGCACTAAGCCCCTCCATTTAGCTTGCTTGCAGTTCGGCCGTCATCACTATGGAATCCCTCGCGGACACGCCATGGGACGTGACGATCTCTGGCACTGGATTAGCCCAGTCACTTCTAGCTCTGTGAGCTACCTTCAGTCAATGCTGTATTTGCTTACAGCTAACGTCTCTTGCCAGGGCCCTTTCCAGGTCAGGTAAGAACGTTCTCCATGTTGACAGAAATCCATACTACGGTGGTCCTGAGGCAGCTTTTAGCCTTCAGGAAGCCGAGGAGTGGGCTGCTAAAGTGAACGAGGGTAGGAGCTCCCCAGTCTAAGCGACCCCATGGCCCCTGCTGACTCGTGTGGGTGAGCTAGACTCCGGGGAGCTCCCATTCGAACATGCTAGCGTCTGCTCCGAAAGCTCCGGGGATTCCACGGGTCAGCTTGCGTCCTCTCGAGCATATACCCTCTCCTTGTCGCCGCAATTGATCTACTCCCGATCACAACTTTTGCCTACCTTGGTTTCCTCCAAGGTCTACCGGCAATTGGAGTTCCAAGCTGTGGGAAGCTGGTGGATCTACAAACCCGAGGCTGACGATAGCAGTCGTCTCTATCGTGTCCCTGGCAGTCGGGAGGATGTCTTTGCGGACGATGTGATCAGTATGAAGTCGAAGAGAACTCTGATGAGgtttcttcgtcatcttggTCAGGCTCAGGAGAGTGGGGATGTGTCGGAAGGACCGGATCCGTcctcggaagaggagggtcTTACTGCACCCTTCTCTGAGTATCTAGCCACGAAGTTTCAGGTGCCCACTGAGCTTCACGGTCCCCTACTCTCGCTTTGCCTATCACAGGCTGCTCCTCACCAGACATCGGCCAAATATGCCCTCCCACGCATCAAAAGACACTTGTCATCTATTGGTGTGTTTGGTCCCGGCTTTGGGGCTCTCTCGGTCAAATGGGGCGGTGGCTCTGAGATCTCTCAGGTCGGTTGTCGCGCTCTGGCCGTGGGAGGTGGTGTGTATGTCCTGAATACTGGCGTCAAGTCTATCGGACCTTCACCAGAGCAGGAACCCGATGACCAGTCGCGCATACAGATTCAATTGGCCAATGATGAATCGGTCAAGTCCCGGTACATTGTTGGCTCGAATTGGGATCTTCCTGCCAcatctcgcccttctctGGAGTGCGACAAAGTGGCTCGATCCATCTCCATCGTCTCATCTTCCCTTGCGAACCTTTTCCCCGTTACTGCAGAGGGTGGACCAATCCCTGTTGgagcggtggtggtattcCCGGGAAGCTCTGTTGGCGGTGCTGATGATGCACCACCGGTGTACACTATAGTTCACTCCAGCGAGACGGGCGAGTGCCCTATTGGACAATGTAAGCTAccactttttcttcttcatcttttccccttcccccctgcTCATATGATGACTTTCTTTCAAAAACTTATCTACATTGCCTGATACATCATTGATGCAAACTTCTACGAACTGATCATGAGCTTTCACTTTTTTTCAATTTATGCAAGTTACATTGTCTTGTGACATGTTGCTAACTGTTTATCAGGCGTTGTGTATAGTAGTGTCAGCATACCCGGCTCAGAAGGACAGTCAATGATTGAAGCTGCTGTGCAAAAGCTTCTCCAGTCGGCTGCCGATCCGAACACGAAAGTCCTGTGGTCCCTGCGTTATACGCAGCTGGGCCGAGGCGCCTCCCACAACGCTGATTTAAGCTGTCCGTCTAAGAGCGTCATATGCCTCCCACCTGTCAGCCTAGACCTTGCCTTTGATGACTCCTTGATCGACACGGTCAAGAAAGCATGGGAGCTGATCAtgggggaggaggctgctCAGCACGAATTCATGAAGTTCGAGGACCGAGAGGGTGCCTATGAGGAATGATGTGGGTTGCAGAGCAACCCGCATGTAAATATGCTGTAGTAATGATTTAGATAAGATTCACAAATAATTTATCACCAAGGCCACTACCGTGTCATGTGTATTCCCTTATAGTAACCTTGAAAGATTGCTGTATCCCTTTCCTATCCATGTGATCATGCACTCCGCTTTCTGCAACACCTTGCCGTGTGTAACTTCCTACATTTGCAACCATACAGCCCGTGTTTACACAAGCGGACCGTTGGGTTTCAACCTCTGTCGTACAGCCCACCACCCTTCATACCCTCCGAGCCAATACAACGCAGATTGGCCCGGGAGCTCAGCACTCTAATTGTTTCTTCCCGCTTCGGTTTCAAATTAACCGCTGTTATTAAGACCGTCTTTTTCGCGTTTCGCTTTCTCCGGTCATCAGCATGTCATGCATAGAAGTATCAGGAACATGAAAGGGTCACAGACCTCCTATGAGTTACATGTGATAAAGATAAAACATATACGAGTGGATTTGTTATTGTCCTACCAGAGATGAGATCGTTCATATCCAACCTATTAGAATGACAGCTAGTAGATGTAAGACACGCCATAGATGGCTAGACTAGGCTACATCCTCAGCCTTGCAGCATAGGTGTCGGTCAGCTAGTATCTCCCAATTATACCTTTCCCACTACATCACCGGCAGTACGATTACTTCCCATTACTCtatttcttcccttccccgtcGACCCAACTATTCAGCCCATTGTCATTGACGCATTAGATAAACATAGCATTTCTCTTAAAGAAACAGTCGCGATTGCGCATGAATTCAGTGGAGGATTTCTTTGTGACCAGGACAGCATATCATAAACTCACGGCCGCTTGGGGCTCCAACTACTCAAAGATCATTATGATGCTTGGTACTGGTGTCGGTGAT includes the following:
- the cyp1 gene encoding putative peptidyl prolyl cis-trans isomerase (CypC) (COG:O;~EggNog:ENOG410PMZB;~InterPro:IPR024936,IPR029000,IPR020892,IPR002130;~PFAM:PF00160;~go_function: GO:0003755 - peptidyl-prolyl cis-trans isomerase activity [Evidence IEA];~go_process: GO:0000413 - protein peptidyl-prolyl isomerization [Evidence IEA];~go_process: GO:0006457 - protein folding [Evidence IEA]), with protein sequence MATDVAFDTSMGSFTVELYNAHAPKTCKNFATLAQRGYYNNVIFHRIIPNFMVQTGDPTGTGRGGSSIYGEKFEDEINPNLKHTGAGILSMANSGPNTNGSQFFITLAPTPWLDGKHTIFGRVKSGMRVIQRMGLVKTNSEDRPMDEVKILRARVVEETGDE
- a CDS encoding 3' exoribonuclease family protein (COG:J;~EggNog:ENOG410PKH7;~InterPro:IPR033196,IPR020568,IPR027408,IPR001247, IPR036345;~PFAM:PF01138;~go_component: GO:0000178 - exosome (RNase complex) [Evidence IEA];~go_process: GO:0006396 - RNA processing [Evidence IEA];~go_process: GO:0006401 - RNA catabolic process [Evidence IEA]); this translates as MASTAPSAPPSLTLPPSQFARLQPHAYLLAHLSPPASSNQPSIRANGRAPSQFRVTSANTGSLTHTNGSAVVRVGDTTAVCGVRAEILPTADIASWSVSQSSSSANKRRKLADQTKKPTEDGEEVEDPEDESHIQQLNLLVPNLSLSTGCAPGFVPGAPPSALAQSLSHKILNLLHSTKLVRAEDLRIWYQPPSLGPEDLERHNESEQMDVDVERGEEVGKEKEIKAFWVLYIDIMIISLAGNPFDAAWASVLAALRDTKLPRAWWDVDNEMVVCSDAVSESHKLSLRGLPVASSFCVFEADAAAGWRAVIIPDAEEEKNIEESARKGIQRRWILADPDGYEEGLSQERVCIVVDKEQGGKGKTVIQNMEKNGGWAVDGKELKALVDISAQRWEQMKHILEQC
- a CDS encoding uncharacterized protein (COG:S;~EggNog:ENOG410PPX5;~InterPro:IPR016181), whose product is MAFQFFARAHQSKAPTSPPLSPPQAPSTITSPSSNNSHTRPPKGPPAIVVPPSSGSSSVSLASKLQPPAGRDSTLQAVPYPKPIASGHPTPHPHVTVEVVSTAHIPSLTRITGLLLPIRYPNSFYTATITDPVISSLSRVAVYHDHPVAAAPTSAAPSPSTGLKTPTTGSDKVIGGIRCRLERLPPTTAGILQGRSNSEPTNLYIQTLHLLSPYRGCGIAASLLDSLLYSSSSLSSSTSSDSRPDQQVSDLVKHYNIRTVTAHVHEANEDGLKWYIARGFKVEDGIVENYYRRLKPSGAKIVKLVLQWTDAPKEEILPINKRQDQRKAPGGDDDDDWEKVEAEDGDDEEDHGVQPFADTDSKILEVDEGMSRKRKADDEPQRP
- the MRS6 gene encoding putative Rab geranylgeranyl transferase escort protein (COG:O;~EggNog:ENOG410PGJ6;~InterPro:IPR018203,IPR017230,IPR036188;~PFAM:PF00996;~go_function: GO:0005092 - GDP-dissociation inhibitor activity [Evidence IEA];~go_process: GO:0007264 - small GTPase mediated signal transduction [Evidence IEA]), coding for MESLADTPWDVTISGTGLAQSLLALALSRSGKNVLHVDRNPYYGGPEAAFSLQEAEEWAAKVNEDSGELPFEHASVCSESSGDSTGQLASSRAYTLSLSPQLIYSRSQLLPTLVSSKVYRQLEFQAVGSWWIYKPEADDSSRLYRVPGSREDVFADDVISMKSKRTLMRFLRHLGQAQESGDVSEGPDPSSEEEGLTAPFSEYLATKFQVPTELHGPLLSLCLSQAAPHQTSAKYALPRIKRHLSSIGVFGPGFGALSVKWGGGSEISQVGCRALAVGGGVYVLNTGVKSIGPSPEQEPDDQSRIQIQLANDESVKSRYIVGSNWDLPATSRPSLECDKVARSISIVSSSLANLFPVTAEGGPIPVGAVVVFPGSSVGGADDAPPVYTIVHSSETGECPIGQCVVYSSVSIPGSEGQSMIEAAVQKLLQSAADPNTKVLWSLRYTQLGRGASHNADLSCPSKSVICLPPVSLDLAFDDSLIDTVKKAWELIMGEEAAQHEFMKFEDREGAYEE